A genomic window from bacterium includes:
- the rplB gene encoding 50S ribosomal protein L2 — MSIRRRKPTSPGRRFQTAHDFSEITRSTPEKALLAPRPSTGGRNNAGRKTARHRGGGHKRRYRIIDFQRNKDGVPAKVATIEYDPNRTCRIALLHYYDGAKTYILAPDGIAVGDVLESGTGVEIRPGNALPLRYIPVGTVVHNVELKPGAGGRMGRAAGARIQLVAKEGPHATVRLPSTEMRRVPIDCRATVGAVGNAEHELVQIGKAGRNRHKGVRPQTRGVAMNPVDHPLGGGEGKSSGGRHPVSPWGKPEGRTRNPKKQSSQMIVRRRRTRGRRR, encoded by the coding sequence ATGAGCATCCGGCGCCGCAAACCCACCAGCCCCGGTCGCCGCTTCCAGACCGCGCACGACTTCTCCGAGATCACCCGCAGCACGCCGGAGAAGGCCCTCCTGGCCCCGCGCCCCTCCACGGGCGGCCGCAACAACGCCGGCCGCAAGACGGCGCGCCATCGCGGCGGCGGTCACAAGCGCCGTTACCGGATCATCGACTTCCAGCGCAACAAGGACGGCGTCCCGGCGAAGGTGGCCACCATCGAGTACGACCCGAACCGGACCTGCCGGATCGCGCTGCTGCACTACTACGACGGCGCGAAGACCTACATCCTGGCGCCCGACGGCATCGCGGTCGGGGACGTGCTGGAATCGGGGACCGGCGTGGAGATCCGCCCGGGCAACGCCCTGCCGTTGCGGTACATCCCGGTGGGGACCGTCGTGCACAACGTGGAACTCAAGCCGGGTGCGGGCGGGCGCATGGGGCGGGCAGCGGGCGCTCGCATCCAACTCGTGGCCAAGGAGGGCCCCCACGCCACGGTGCGCTTGCCCAGCACCGAGATGCGCCGGGTTCCCATCGACTGCCGCGCCACCGTCGGCGCCGTCGGCAACGCCGAGCACGAGTTGGTGCAGATCGGGAAGGCCGGGCGCAACCGTCACAAGGGTGTGCGCCCGCAGACTCGCGGCGTGGCCATGAACCCGGTGGACCACCCGCTCGGCGGCGGCGAGGGCAAGAGTTCCGGCGGCCGCCACCCGGTCTCGCCGTGGGGGAAGCCCGAGGGTCGCACGCGCAACCCGAAGAAGCAGTCGTCGCAGATGATCGTGCGCCGCAGGCGCACGCGCGGGCGCCGGCGCTAG
- the rplX gene encoding 50S ribosomal protein L24, which translates to MAKIRKGDRVVVLSGKDRGREGVVSAVFPTKGTLLVDGVNVVRKHRKPNQAGVMQGGIIDKDMPIPISRIAIISPEDGKPTRVGYRTTPDGEKVRICRRTGADIP; encoded by the coding sequence ATGGCCAAGATCCGCAAGGGTGATCGCGTCGTCGTGCTGTCGGGCAAGGACCGGGGCCGGGAGGGAGTCGTCTCGGCCGTCTTCCCTACCAAGGGCACCCTGCTGGTGGACGGTGTGAACGTCGTCCGCAAGCACCGCAAGCCGAACCAGGCGGGCGTCATGCAGGGCGGGATCATCGACAAGGACATGCCCATCCCCATCTCCCGGATCGCGATCATCAGCCCCGAGGACGGCAAGCCCACTCGGGTGGGCTACCGGACAACGCCCGACGGTGAGAAGGTGCGCATCTGCCGCCGCACCGGGGCGGACATCCCGTGA
- the rpsS gene encoding 30S ribosomal protein S19, with amino-acid sequence MPRSLKKGPFVDHHLLAKVDELNDSGERRVIRTWSRRSTIIPDMVGHTIAVHDGRKHVPVYITESMVGHKLGEFAPTRTFRFHAGQERGGRR; translated from the coding sequence ATGCCCAGAAGCCTGAAGAAGGGCCCGTTCGTTGATCATCATCTCCTCGCCAAGGTGGACGAGCTGAACGACTCCGGTGAGCGGCGGGTCATCCGCACCTGGTCGCGCCGTTCCACGATCATCCCCGACATGGTCGGCCACACGATCGCGGTGCACGACGGGCGCAAGCACGTGCCGGTGTACATCACCGAGTCCATGGTGGGCCACAAGCTCGGCGAGTTCGCCCCCACGCGCACATTCCGGTTCCACGCCGGTCAGGAGCGAGGAGGCAGGCGCTGA
- the rplP gene encoding 50S ribosomal protein L16, with protein MLMPKKVRHRKHHRGRTKGVAKGGTTVSFGDYGIQALEPGWITAPQIEAARVAMTRHVRRGGKVWINVFPDKPVTQKPAETRMGSGKGNPERWVAVVRPGRVLFELSYADPVVAREAIERAIQKLPVRARFVTRHQAV; from the coding sequence ATGTTGATGCCCAAGAAGGTCCGACACCGCAAGCACCATCGCGGCCGCACCAAGGGGGTCGCCAAGGGCGGGACCACGGTCAGCTTCGGCGACTACGGCATCCAGGCGCTCGAGCCTGGATGGATCACCGCGCCGCAGATCGAGGCCGCTCGTGTGGCCATGACCCGCCACGTCCGGCGCGGTGGCAAAGTGTGGATCAACGTGTTCCCGGACAAGCCCGTGACGCAGAAGCCGGCGGAGACCAGGATGGGTTCCGGCAAGGGCAACCCCGAGCGCTGGGTGGCGGTGGTGCGTCCCGGCCGGGTGCTGTTCGAGCTCTCCTACGCCGACCCCGTCGTGGCGCGCGAGGCGATCGAGCGTGCCATCCAGAAGCTGCCCGTGCGGGCGCGCTTCGTGACCCGTCACCAGGCGGTGTAG
- a CDS encoding molybdopterin-dependent oxidoreductase, translated as MHAADRPTSELPVRRWSRLRLPGPERAGTRSRKTNLALLVMLVLAWVTGGSSFLLGGTSTAWIVVMHGVVGFTVLVLARPKIPVVRRGLRRRRPSRYASMALGVCVTGAFATGVVHALGFWQAIGVWSAIGLHLIFAFAAVPLAVWHVVGRPQRVRPVDLSRRTALQALAVAGVALLARGGFERFFAAERRFTGSHEVGSGDPRRMPVVQWLDDSPPTIGPEDWVLRLRGSVNRDVGYRELVAHSRTTEATLDCTSGWYSTQTWTGVPLTALLGPETSGRSLEVRSATGYARRFPLSDARHMILAHSVGGEPLSRGHGFPARLVAPGRRGLWWVKWVTEIRTSDRPWWVQTPIPFT; from the coding sequence GTGCACGCAGCCGATCGGCCCACCTCTGAACTGCCGGTTCGCCGATGGTCCCGCCTCCGGCTGCCCGGCCCCGAACGGGCCGGGACGCGCAGCCGCAAGACCAATCTGGCGCTGCTGGTGATGCTGGTGCTGGCGTGGGTGACCGGTGGCAGTTCGTTCCTGCTGGGAGGCACCTCGACCGCCTGGATCGTGGTCATGCACGGCGTCGTGGGCTTCACGGTGCTGGTGCTGGCCCGCCCGAAGATCCCCGTCGTGCGCCGGGGCCTGCGCCGGCGGCGCCCCAGCCGCTACGCCTCGATGGCGCTGGGTGTCTGCGTCACCGGGGCGTTCGCCACCGGGGTCGTGCACGCGCTCGGGTTCTGGCAGGCGATCGGCGTGTGGTCGGCGATCGGCCTGCACCTGATCTTCGCCTTCGCGGCGGTGCCGCTGGCGGTGTGGCACGTCGTGGGCCGGCCCCAGCGGGTCCGCCCGGTGGACCTGTCCCGGCGCACCGCGCTGCAGGCGCTGGCCGTGGCGGGCGTGGCGCTGCTGGCGCGAGGGGGCTTCGAGCGGTTCTTCGCCGCCGAGCGACGCTTCACCGGCAGCCACGAGGTGGGCTCGGGCGACCCGCGGCGGATGCCCGTGGTGCAGTGGCTCGACGACTCCCCGCCGACGATCGGCCCCGAGGACTGGGTGCTGCGCCTGCGGGGCTCGGTGAACCGGGACGTGGGCTACCGGGAGCTGGTCGCCCACAGCCGCACGACCGAGGCCACGCTGGACTGCACCAGCGGCTGGTACAGCACCCAGACGTGGACGGGCGTTCCGCTGACCGCCCTGCTCGGTCCGGAGACGTCGGGCCGCAGCCTCGAGGTCCGCTCGGCCACGGGCTACGCACGGCGCTTCCCGCTCAGCGACGCACGCCACATGATCCTCGCCCACTCCGTCGGCGGCGAGCCCCTGTCACGGGGCCACGGCTTCCCGGCCCGCCTCGTGGCGCCCGGGCGCCGTGGGCTGTGGTGGGTGAAGTGGGTGACGGAGATCCGCACCAGCGACCGGCCCTGGTGGGTCCAGACGCCGATCCCGTTCACCTGA
- the rpmC gene encoding 50S ribosomal protein L29 gives MARSGSLTGLSDVELLGMLDEAKDEATNLRFQHVTGQLDNMNLLAHSRRQVARLLTELRAREIDAAEVAMARQVDEVEELTDGEASPEEPARVFKRRRRRDG, from the coding sequence ATGGCCCGATCCGGCTCGCTGACAGGACTGAGCGACGTCGAACTGCTGGGCATGCTGGACGAGGCGAAGGACGAGGCCACGAACCTGCGCTTCCAGCACGTCACCGGGCAGCTCGACAACATGAACCTGCTGGCACACTCCCGCAGGCAGGTGGCGCGCCTACTCACCGAGCTGCGCGCCCGGGAGATCGACGCCGCCGAGGTGGCCATGGCGCGCCAGGTCGACGAGGTCGAGGAGCTCACCGATGGCGAGGCCTCCCCGGAGGAGCCCGCACGGGTGTTCAAGAGGAGGCGCCGCCGCGATGGCTGA
- a CDS encoding ATP-binding protein, giving the protein MSDPALGPDSSLRLSDELPVLTSAAPGGTDAYIPRFVDARMRRALARSGAVELRGPRGVGKTTTALQVARTVFACQNPDTAAAVRGDPRSALLGQRAPVLIDEWQEVPEVLWAVKEHLDTSNVPGRFIITGSVRGHEGEQSPLTGRAEAIDLFPLCVAERRGLATVPLVERLFAGRDIEAADTDLGVNDYIDIALESGYPNTMSESDAAARAARLRNRIDGTVNVNGLVGRHDRSKLADFVAAYAMHSGGVVPLQRLCDDVGISSNTGRAYLGLLSRTYLVADAPSFHHNRISHLRRSPKRLMVDAGLLAAAWGTGAEVIARSADLRGRLLETFVAAQLRAGMLASAVPYKLRHLRRNDREVGFVLDGGIHGAVALEVKAGVYGGRPEARHLFWLREQLGESFTAGAVLHTGRRPPQPLDDAPRGRIWSAPISALWS; this is encoded by the coding sequence GTGAGCGATCCGGCACTGGGGCCGGACAGCAGCCTCAGGCTCTCCGACGAGTTGCCGGTGCTCACCTCGGCGGCGCCGGGCGGGACCGACGCGTACATCCCGCGGTTCGTAGATGCCCGCATGCGGCGGGCTCTGGCGCGGTCGGGCGCGGTCGAGCTGCGCGGCCCGCGCGGCGTCGGCAAGACCACCACCGCCCTGCAGGTGGCGCGCACGGTGTTCGCCTGCCAGAACCCCGACACCGCGGCCGCCGTGCGCGGCGACCCGCGCTCGGCTCTGCTGGGGCAGCGGGCGCCTGTACTGATCGACGAGTGGCAAGAGGTTCCCGAGGTGCTCTGGGCGGTGAAGGAGCACCTCGACACGTCGAACGTTCCGGGGCGGTTCATCATCACGGGGTCAGTCCGCGGCCACGAAGGGGAACAGTCACCGCTGACGGGACGGGCCGAGGCCATCGACCTGTTCCCGTTATGCGTGGCGGAACGGCGCGGACTCGCCACCGTGCCGCTCGTCGAGAGATTGTTCGCCGGCCGCGACATCGAGGCCGCCGACACCGACCTCGGCGTCAACGACTACATAGACATCGCCTTGGAGAGCGGCTACCCCAACACGATGAGCGAGTCCGACGCGGCGGCGCGGGCCGCCCGGCTGCGCAACCGGATCGACGGCACCGTCAACGTGAACGGACTCGTCGGGCGGCACGACCGCTCCAAGTTGGCGGACTTCGTCGCCGCCTACGCAATGCACTCCGGCGGGGTCGTGCCCCTGCAGAGGCTCTGCGACGACGTGGGCATCTCGTCCAACACCGGTCGGGCGTACCTGGGTCTTCTGTCGCGGACCTACCTCGTGGCAGACGCCCCGTCGTTCCACCACAATCGCATCAGCCACCTGCGGCGGTCGCCCAAACGCCTGATGGTCGACGCCGGACTGCTGGCGGCGGCCTGGGGCACCGGCGCCGAGGTCATAGCCCGCAGCGCCGACCTGCGCGGGCGGCTGCTCGAGACGTTCGTCGCGGCGCAGCTGCGTGCCGGGATGCTCGCCTCCGCTGTGCCCTACAAGCTCCGACACCTGCGCCGGAATGACCGGGAAGTGGGCTTCGTCCTAGACGGGGGCATCCATGGAGCGGTCGCGCTGGAGGTCAAGGCGGGCGTGTACGGCGGGCGCCCCGAGGCGCGGCATCTCTTCTGGCTCCGGGAGCAACTCGGGGAGTCCTTCACCGCCGGCGCGGTGCTGCACACCGGCCGCCGGCCGCCGCAACCGCTCGACGACGCACCGAGGGGCCGCATCTGGTCTGCGCCGATCTCGGCACTCTGGAGCTGA
- a CDS encoding HNH endonuclease family protein, with amino-acid sequence MLLLAVAFVAIVVAAVVFAGPRAGTEPAAVAAGVSDTPTTEADDATPPQPAPAAAQNTAPPAAAATPPPAAATSAAGVSSDPGGVNELIAQLRPLVAEPAAAIPDYDRDHFAGWLDRDGDCVNTRHEVLQSEAARFSMAPSGCSVASGQWFDPYTDRTYTNPRDLDVDHVVALADAWVSGAWAWADELLDRFSNDLGNLNAIAAGENRSKSARGPADYSPSAAGARCEYLVQYATVKIRWQLSITPADFAATERGLAGCDLEAGAAGGIDPVAPKTAAAPRATTTTTALPGCHPDYEPCLPNLPGDALNCGDLTREQRPVTVLVPGEDPYRLDRDGDGRGCTS; translated from the coding sequence GTGCTGCTTCTGGCAGTGGCGTTCGTGGCAATCGTTGTGGCCGCGGTCGTGTTCGCAGGACCGCGCGCGGGCACCGAACCAGCGGCCGTTGCCGCCGGCGTCTCCGACACACCCACAACCGAGGCCGACGACGCGACCCCTCCGCAGCCCGCCCCCGCGGCGGCGCAGAACACAGCCCCGCCGGCCGCGGCCGCAACGCCGCCTCCTGCCGCCGCTACGAGCGCCGCCGGCGTCTCGTCGGATCCGGGCGGCGTCAACGAGCTCATCGCGCAGCTGCGGCCGCTGGTGGCCGAGCCCGCTGCGGCGATCCCTGACTACGACCGCGACCATTTCGCCGGCTGGCTGGACCGCGACGGCGACTGCGTGAACACGCGCCACGAGGTGCTGCAATCCGAGGCCGCGAGGTTCTCCATGGCACCGTCGGGCTGCTCGGTGGCCTCCGGGCAGTGGTTCGATCCTTACACCGACCGCACCTACACGAATCCCCGCGACCTCGACGTGGACCACGTCGTGGCTCTCGCCGACGCCTGGGTCTCGGGCGCCTGGGCGTGGGCCGACGAGCTGTTGGACCGGTTCAGCAACGACCTCGGCAACCTCAACGCCATCGCCGCCGGCGAGAACCGCTCCAAGTCCGCCCGCGGGCCCGCCGACTACAGCCCCAGCGCCGCGGGCGCACGCTGCGAATACCTGGTGCAGTACGCCACGGTGAAGATCCGCTGGCAGCTCTCGATCACTCCCGCGGATTTCGCGGCGACCGAACGAGGACTCGCCGGCTGCGACCTGGAGGCGGGCGCGGCGGGCGGCATCGACCCGGTGGCCCCCAAGACCGCGGCCGCCCCGAGAGCGACGACGACCACCACGGCGCTGCCCGGCTGCCACCCGGACTACGAGCCGTGCCTGCCGAACCTCCCCGGCGACGCCCTGAACTGCGGCGACCTGACCCGCGAGCAGAGGCCCGTCACGGTCCTGGTGCCCGGCGAAGATCCCTACCGGCTGGACCGCGACGGCGACGGCAGGGGCTGTACGAGCTGA
- the rplW gene encoding 50S ribosomal protein L23, with amino-acid sequence MKDVRDVILEPVISEKAFSLLEQNVYTFKVHPSSSKPEIAKAVEEIFDVQVLNVNTLRRKGKRIRNRRRLTYGRRPDTKRAMVTLAEGDSIELFEV; translated from the coding sequence ATGAAGGACGTCCGTGACGTGATCCTCGAGCCGGTGATCAGCGAGAAGGCCTTCTCGCTGCTGGAGCAGAACGTCTACACCTTCAAGGTGCACCCCTCGAGCAGCAAGCCCGAGATCGCCAAGGCCGTCGAGGAGATCTTCGACGTGCAGGTGCTGAACGTGAACACGCTGCGGCGCAAGGGAAAGCGCATCCGCAACCGGCGCCGGCTCACCTACGGTCGCCGGCCCGACACCAAGCGAGCCATGGTCACCCTGGCCGAGGGCGACTCGATCGAACTCTTCGAGGTGTAG
- the rplN gene encoding 50S ribosomal protein L14: MIQQETRLRVADNSGAREVLCIKVLGGSRRRYASIGDVFVATVKDAIPGAKVRKGDVVRCVVVRTRKEKRRPDGSYIRFDENAAVVLDENNQPRGTRIFGPVGRELREKRFMRIVSLAPEVL, encoded by the coding sequence GTGATCCAGCAGGAGACGCGCCTCCGGGTGGCGGACAACTCCGGCGCCCGCGAGGTTCTCTGCATCAAGGTGCTCGGCGGCTCCCGGCGCCGTTACGCCTCGATCGGCGACGTGTTCGTGGCGACGGTCAAGGACGCCATCCCCGGCGCCAAGGTCCGCAAGGGTGACGTGGTGCGCTGTGTCGTGGTGCGTACTCGCAAGGAGAAGCGCCGTCCCGACGGCAGCTACATCCGTTTCGACGAGAACGCCGCGGTGGTGCTCGACGAGAACAACCAGCCCCGGGGGACACGGATCTTCGGTCCTGTGGGCCGGGAACTGCGCGAGAAGCGATTCATGCGGATCGTGTCACTCGCACCGGAGGTGTTGTGA
- a CDS encoding quinone oxidoreductase produces the protein MRAIRISEHGGPEVLSLAELPEPAPGADQVVVEVAAAGVNFVDTYQRSGLYPIDPPFTAGLEGAGAVTAVGEGVSDVAVGDRVAWCGGQGSYAESCALDAAGVVPVPEDVSADTAAATMLQGLTAHYLAVDTFPLAAGHRCLIHAGAGGTGLLLIQMAKRLGAEVFTTVGTPAKGELATAAGADHVILYNDVDFAEAIVDIAGPRPLDVVYDGVGAAVFDASLGLLRRRGTMATFGNASGPVPPIAPLRLSQEGSLFLTRPTLWDHVAERADLLARSGDLFDWIRDGMDVRIGLELPLADAAEAHRRLEGRATTGKILLRP, from the coding sequence GTGCGCGCCATCCGAATCTCAGAACACGGCGGCCCCGAGGTCCTCTCCCTCGCCGAGCTGCCCGAACCCGCCCCGGGCGCCGATCAGGTGGTCGTCGAGGTCGCCGCGGCGGGGGTGAACTTCGTGGACACCTACCAGCGCAGTGGACTGTATCCCATCGACCCGCCTTTCACTGCCGGCCTCGAGGGGGCCGGGGCGGTGACCGCCGTCGGCGAGGGTGTCTCCGACGTGGCGGTGGGCGACCGTGTGGCGTGGTGCGGCGGCCAGGGCTCCTACGCCGAGAGCTGCGCGCTGGACGCCGCCGGGGTGGTGCCGGTCCCCGAGGACGTCTCAGCTGACACCGCGGCGGCGACGATGCTGCAGGGCCTGACAGCGCACTACCTGGCGGTCGACACGTTCCCGCTGGCGGCCGGGCACCGCTGCCTCATCCACGCCGGCGCAGGCGGGACGGGCCTGCTGCTGATCCAGATGGCCAAGCGCCTCGGCGCCGAGGTGTTCACGACCGTCGGCACGCCGGCCAAAGGCGAGTTGGCCACCGCAGCGGGCGCCGACCATGTGATCCTCTACAACGACGTGGACTTCGCCGAGGCGATCGTCGACATCGCCGGGCCGCGGCCGCTCGACGTGGTCTACGACGGGGTCGGGGCGGCCGTGTTCGACGCCAGCCTGGGTCTGCTGCGGCGCCGCGGCACGATGGCCACCTTCGGCAACGCCTCCGGGCCGGTGCCGCCGATCGCCCCGCTGCGGCTCTCCCAGGAGGGATCGCTCTTCCTCACCCGCCCCACCCTGTGGGACCACGTCGCCGAGCGCGCCGACCTGCTCGCCCGCTCCGGGGACCTGTTCGACTGGATCCGCGACGGAATGGACGTCCGCATCGGCCTGGAACTCCCCCTCGCCGACGCCGCCGAGGCCCACCGCCGCCTCGAAGGCCGCGCCACCACCGGAAAGATCCTGCTGAGGCCGTAG
- the rplD gene encoding 50S ribosomal protein L4 produces the protein MVSVPVRDTSGAECGTVELTADVFGIDPNVAVMHQVVTAQLAARRSGTHKTKTRSEVRGGGGKPWRQKGTGRARHGSIRSPLWRGGGIAHGPQPRNYAQSTPKKMKRLALRSALSDRAAEGRIIIVDDWGFDAPSTKSAVAKLEALGAGGRVLAVLEREDVTALKSFRNLPRVHTLPADQLNTYDVLVSDVIVFTAAALAEVNRS, from the coding sequence ATGGTCTCCGTCCCCGTCCGAGACACCAGCGGCGCCGAGTGTGGCACGGTCGAGCTCACCGCGGACGTCTTCGGCATCGACCCCAACGTGGCGGTGATGCATCAGGTCGTGACGGCGCAACTGGCGGCCCGCCGCAGTGGCACGCACAAGACCAAGACCCGCTCGGAGGTGCGTGGCGGCGGCGGCAAGCCGTGGCGCCAGAAGGGCACCGGGCGTGCCCGGCACGGCTCCATCCGCTCGCCGCTTTGGCGAGGCGGAGGCATCGCGCACGGACCCCAGCCCCGCAACTACGCGCAGTCCACCCCCAAGAAGATGAAGCGCCTGGCGCTGCGGTCGGCGCTGTCGGACCGCGCCGCCGAAGGCAGGATCATCATCGTGGACGACTGGGGCTTCGACGCTCCGTCGACGAAGTCCGCCGTGGCGAAGCTGGAGGCGCTCGGTGCCGGCGGGCGCGTGCTGGCGGTGCTGGAGCGCGAAGACGTGACGGCGCTGAAGAGCTTCCGCAACCTGCCTCGCGTGCACACCCTGCCGGCCGACCAACTCAATACCTACGACGTGCTGGTGAGCGACGTGATCGTCTTCACCGCTGCGGCGCTGGCGGAGGTGAACCGGTCATGA
- the rplC gene encoding 50S ribosomal protein L3 produces the protein MATKAIIGEKVGMTQVWDDGDRVVPVTVLRVEPCRVVQLKTPEADGYSALQVTSGFTDAAKLNSPERGHFERHGGEPGRTLVELRLDDVSDYAVGQEITVDILADGELVDVTAVSKGKGFTGVMKRHGFSGQKASHGAHKIHRAPGAVGQCATPSRIFRGRKMPGHHGARRTTTLNLRVVKADSERNLLLVKGSVPGPRGGQVVIRNAVKKA, from the coding sequence ATGGCGACCAAGGCGATCATCGGCGAGAAAGTGGGCATGACCCAGGTCTGGGACGACGGCGACCGCGTCGTCCCGGTGACGGTGCTGCGCGTCGAGCCGTGCCGGGTCGTGCAACTCAAGACGCCGGAGGCCGACGGCTATTCGGCGCTGCAGGTCACCAGCGGTTTCACGGACGCAGCCAAGCTGAACAGCCCCGAGCGGGGCCACTTCGAGCGCCACGGCGGCGAACCGGGCCGGACGCTGGTGGAACTCCGTCTCGACGACGTGAGCGACTACGCCGTCGGTCAGGAGATCACCGTGGACATTCTCGCCGACGGCGAGTTGGTGGACGTGACCGCCGTCAGCAAGGGGAAGGGCTTCACGGGTGTGATGAAGCGTCACGGCTTCAGTGGCCAGAAGGCCAGCCACGGTGCCCACAAGATCCACCGGGCACCCGGCGCGGTCGGTCAGTGCGCCACCCCGTCGCGCATCTTCAGGGGGCGCAAGATGCCCGGCCATCACGGCGCCCGCAGGACCACCACGCTGAACCTCAGGGTTGTCAAGGCCGACAGCGAACGCAACCTGCTGCTGGTGAAGGGCTCGGTGCCCGGCCCCCGGGGCGGGCAGGTCGTCATCCGCAACGCCGTCAAGAAGGCGTAG
- the rpsC gene encoding 30S ribosomal protein S3 — MGQKVNPYGFRLGITTDWKSRWFATREDYRKFVIEDSEIRDYLMEQLPHAAISRIEVERTRDRLRIDVHTARPGIVIGRKGSEADRLRAGLAKITGNNRVQLNVQEIKQPELDAALIAQGIADQLTGRVAFRRAMKRAVQNAQKAGAQGIRVQCSGRLGGSEMARTEWYREGRVPLHTLRADIDYGFREAHTTYGRIGVKVWTYKGDILPYRLDTDERINREAAMAVGETAGPARSRKVVSSAARRRGATPTPATDTDEQEFPTELEELQPLVAEADAEFERLLEQEEEIERASREQHETPHFRPGDAD; from the coding sequence ATGGGTCAGAAGGTCAATCCGTACGGGTTCCGTCTCGGGATCACGACCGACTGGAAGTCGCGGTGGTTCGCCACGCGCGAGGACTACCGGAAGTTCGTCATCGAGGACTCGGAAATCCGCGACTACCTGATGGAGCAGTTGCCGCATGCCGCCATCAGCCGCATCGAGGTGGAGCGCACGAGGGACCGGCTTCGCATCGACGTGCACACCGCCCGCCCCGGCATCGTGATCGGGCGCAAGGGCTCCGAGGCCGACCGGCTGCGGGCGGGCCTCGCCAAGATCACCGGCAACAACCGGGTGCAGCTCAACGTGCAGGAGATCAAGCAGCCCGAACTGGACGCGGCGCTGATCGCCCAGGGGATTGCCGACCAGCTGACCGGGCGGGTGGCTTTCCGCCGGGCCATGAAGCGTGCCGTCCAGAACGCGCAGAAAGCGGGCGCCCAGGGAATCCGCGTGCAGTGCTCGGGCCGGCTCGGCGGCTCGGAGATGGCGCGTACCGAGTGGTACCGCGAGGGCCGCGTCCCCCTGCACACGCTGCGTGCCGACATCGACTACGGGTTCCGGGAGGCGCACACCACCTACGGCCGTATCGGCGTGAAGGTGTGGACCTACAAGGGTGACATCCTCCCGTACCGCCTCGACACCGACGAGCGGATCAATCGCGAGGCGGCGATGGCGGTCGGCGAGACCGCCGGCCCCGCCCGCTCGCGCAAGGTGGTGTCCTCGGCGGCACGCCGGCGAGGGGCCACTCCGACCCCTGCCACCGACACCGACGAGCAGGAGTTCCCCACCGAGTTGGAGGAATTGCAGCCGCTGGTGGCCGAGGCCGACGCCGAGTTCGAGCGCCTCCTCGAGCAGGAGGAGGAGATTGAGCGCGCCTCCCGCGAGCAACACGAGACGCCCCACTTCCGACCGGGGGATGCCGACTGA
- the rplV gene encoding 50S ribosomal protein L22: MATAVATPAARASARYVRSSASKVRPVLDLIRGESCERADEILQFSERRIARTVARCMDSAIANAEHNANLPVTELYVVACYADEGPTLKRWRPRARGRATPIMKRTCHITIVLARYSLAEREARAERGLAGGAAAEVRRRRVEASRAAATQDEEEAPSDVDEADELVDAEAAVEQDAAADDSDAGDGAEQDAAAEPADGDKEI; the protein is encoded by the coding sequence ATGGCAACCGCTGTGGCGACACCTGCGGCCCGCGCCTCGGCGCGCTACGTGCGCAGTTCCGCCTCCAAGGTGCGCCCCGTCCTGGATCTGATCAGGGGCGAGTCCTGCGAGCGCGCTGACGAGATCCTGCAGTTCTCCGAACGCCGGATCGCCAGGACGGTCGCCCGCTGCATGGACTCCGCCATCGCCAACGCGGAGCACAACGCCAACCTGCCGGTCACCGAGCTCTATGTGGTGGCCTGCTACGCCGATGAGGGACCGACGCTGAAGCGCTGGCGGCCGCGGGCGCGGGGGCGGGCCACGCCGATCATGAAGCGGACCTGCCACATCACGATCGTGCTGGCGCGCTACTCGCTCGCCGAGCGCGAAGCACGCGCCGAGCGCGGCCTCGCCGGTGGCGCCGCGGCCGAGGTCCGGCGCCGTCGCGTGGAGGCCAGCCGGGCCGCCGCCACCCAGGACGAGGAGGAGGCGCCCAGCGACGTCGACGAGGCGGACGAGCTCGTCGACGCCGAAGCCGCCGTCGAGCAGGACGCCGCCGCCGATGACAGTGACGCCGGCGACGGCGCCGAGCAGGACGCCGCCGCGGAGCCCGCCGACGGCGACAAGGAGATCTGA